In the Enterococcus rotai genome, ACAACGTTTGAAGTGATTGTTAATAATGATGTTGTAGGTTTCGCATTACGGTATGTGTGTTGACGTCTGATTTGAGTCATGAAGTACTCAAGAATCCAGTTAGCCATTGCATCTGCTTCTTCATTGTCGTTACCATAAGTTGGGAACTCATTTTGAGGAACGTAGTCAATTGCTAAACCATCTTCGTCACGGATAACTTGTACATTACCGTGTTTGATCGCCATTACTGAGTCAGCAGCATGTGAAATCCCTGCAATACCAGTTGCGAATGTGCGTTGTAAGTTACTTTCCATGAAGGCTAATTGTGCTGCTTCATAAGAATATTTATCATGCATGTAGTGGATAACATTTAATGTATTTACATACAATTCAGCTAACCAATCCATAATATCTTTGTAACGATCGATAAATTCATTGTAGTCTAAAGTATCGCCAGTCATTGGACGGAACTTAGGAGCTACTTGCATTTTTGTTTTTTCGTCTACCCCGCCATTGATTGCATAAAGAACAGCTTTTGCTAAGTTAGCACGAGCACCGAAGAATTGCATGTCTTTACCCATAACTGTTGCAGATACACAACATGCGATCGCACAGTCATCTGATCCCCAGTTAGCACGTAATAAATCATCATTTTCAAACTGGATAGATGAACTTTGTTTTGCAATTTTAGAAGCAAACGTTCTAAATCCGACTGGTAAATGTGAAGAATATAACACAGTTAAGTTAGGTTCTGGTGATGGTCCCATGTTTGTTAGTGTGTGTAAGATACGGAAATCACTCTTAGTCACTAATGAACGTCCATCTAAGCCCATACCAGCGATTGATAACGTTGCCCAGATTGGGTATCCAGAGAATAATTGGTTATATTCTGGTGTACGAGCAAATTTAACCATACGTAATTTCATGATCAAATGGTCAATCATTTCTTGTGCTTCAAATTCAGTGATAAGTCCTGCTTCTAAGTCACGTTGGATATAGATATCTAGGAATGCAGAGATACGTCCGATAGACATAGCTGCACCATTTTGTGATTTGATAGCGCCTAAGTAACCAAAGTATAACCATTGGATTGCTTCTTTAGCATTTGCAGCTGGTTTAGAAATATCAAAACCATAAGTTGAAGCCATTTCTTTAAGATCAGCCATTGCTCTGATTTGTTCAGAGATTTCTTCTCTTAAACGAATCACATCGTCTGTCATTACTTTGTTACCAGTGTTGCTTAGATCTTTTTTCTTCTCAGCAATCAAGAAATCCATGCCATATAATGCGATACGACGATAATCACCGATGATACGGCCACGTCCATAAGCATCTGGAAGACCTGTGATGATTTTGTTTTTACGTGCAGATCTCATTTCTGGTGTATAAGCATCGAAAACACCTTGATTATGTGTTTTTCTCCACTCAGTAAAGATTTTAGACATTTCTACATCTACTTCATAACCATTAGAAGTCAAAGAGTTATTAGCCATGTTGATTCCGCCAAACGGCATGAATGCTTGTTTTAATGGTACGTCAGTTTGTAAACCAACGATTGTTTCTTCTTCTTTAATCAAATATCCTGGTTCATGAGACGTTACAGTTGCAGGGATATTTGTGTCCATATCATATACACCATTTTTTTCATGTTGTACTTCAAATAATTCCTGTAATTTTGTCCATAATTTGTCTGTGCTTGGTGCGATTGGCTCTAGGAAAGAATCATCACCTGTATACTCAGTGTAGTTTCTTTGGATAAAGTCTCGTGTATCTACTGATGTTTGCCATTTTTCGCCTTTAAAGCCTTTCCATTGCTCCATTTTGGGGCCTCCTTAGTACGCTGAAATCTATTGTAACAGCTTTATGTGATTAGTATAACACATCATCATTTTTATGCAAGCCTTTCCTTACTACATTCCGAACTAATTTCTGTTTTTTTTCATTAAATACTCGTAAAAAGCTTATATAACGGGATTTCTCCTTTGTGATTTAGTTAACTAATTTGGTTTTTTTATTTTGAAAAAGTAAGAAATCTGTTATAAAAAAACAGCCATCTGTACTAGTACAGATGGCTGTTTTTGCTAATTCTATAGAACAGTTTTTTCTCTTAGTTAGATGTTTCTTCTGTTTTTGGTTCTAATTCTGCGGTATGCATTTCATGGACTTCTAAAATTTCACCGTCTTGCTTTTCATCTAACATAAATGATCCATTAGATGTTCGGTCATTGATTGGATATTTTTCAGAATTAAGATTGTATTGTTTACCATTTTGCGTTGTAACAAGTAATTCTAAGGGGCTACTCTCGGACATAAATGTTACGCGATGAGGATTTTTCTTCAATTCTCTAAGAACCATCAAACCACGTTTTGCTCGTCCTAATTGTGGCAATTCTTGTGCTAACATTCGTTTGATGCTGCCTCGTTGGGTCAAGATCACGATCGGTGTATCACCGTCTTCATGAACAAGTAAGCCGTTGACAACATAATCTTGTTCTTTTAAGTTCATCGCTTTCACACCGGCTGCTTTAGCACCGACGATTGGTACTTCATCCAAAGGATAGCGTAGCCCGAAACCTCGATGGCTAACCAAGAACACGTCTAACGTTTTTTGTTCGTTTGTTAAAAAGACATTGACGATCTCATCTGATTCGGATTTTAATTTCATACAGTTTGTTGGACGACTCTTATAGGTTCTCCAAGGTTCAAAATCGGTCATTTTAGTTTGTTTGATCATACCTTCTTTCGTCATGAAAACGAATGTTTTCGTTGGTGAAAGTTCTTTATAGGTATAAACTGCAATAATCGATTCATCAATGGATAGATTTAAGATAGCCTGAGATATATGTTCCCCAATTTCCTTCCATCTTAGATCAGGTAACTCATGAATTGGACGATAAATCACATTCGCTTTATTCGTGATCAACAAAATATGGTCTAATGTATTCACTTCGCCAGTGTAAAGAAGGAAGTCCCCTTCTTTCATTCCGACTTCTTCTGGTTTGGAAGCACTATACGATCGTAAACTGCTACGTTTGATATAGCCTTCGTGGGTAACCGTTACAATGACGTCTTCTTGAGCCACTAACACTTTAGTATCGATTTTGATTTCTTGGATCTCATCTTCGATTTGCGTTAGACGTGGATTACCGTATTGTTTTTTAACCTCACGTAATTCTTTTTTCATGACATTGAATAACTCTTTTTCATCACTTAGAATTTTGGTCAACTCTGTTACTAACTGATTTAATTCTTCCGCTTCTTTTTCAAGCTGCGTGATGTCTGTGTTCGTTAAACGGTATAATTGCAATGTAACAATTGCTTCTGCTTGCTCTTCAGTAAAGGCATAAGCTTTTACTAAATTCATCTTCGCATCTTTTTTGTCTTTACTACCGCGGATCGTTTCAATTACTTTGTCTAGGATCGATAAAGCTTTGATCAATCCTGCTACTATATGCTGACGTTTTTTCGCTTTGTTCAATTCATATTGACTACGATTCGTTATGACTTGTTTACGGTGTGCGATATAGCTATCTAAGATACGTTTTAAGCCAACTTGTTGCGGAGTCATATTATCAATCGCAACCATATTGAAATTATAGTTTATTTGTAGCTCTGTATTTTTGAAAAGGTAATTCAAAATACCTTCAGCATTTGTGTCTTTTTTCAATTCAATCGCGATTTGTAGCCCAGTACGGTCACTTTCGTCACGTACTTCGGCAATCCCATCGATTTTTTTGTTTAAGCGAACTTCGTCCATTTTTTTCACTAATGTTGCTTTATTGACTTCATAAGGAATTTCAGTTACGACGATTTGTTGCTTGCCGCCTTTTAAAGGCTCGATTCTTGTTTTAGAACGAAGAATTACTTTTCCGCGACCTGTTTCATAAGCTTTTTTAATTTCTTCTTTCCCTTGTAAAATCCCGCCTGTCGGGAAATCTGGTCCTGGAATAAATTCCATCAGTTTATCCAACGGTGCATTTGGATGATCGATTAAATAGATCGTACCATCGATAATTTCCGCTAAATTGTGAGTAGGAATTTCTGTAGCATAACCTGCCGAGATCCCTGTTGAACCATTCACGAGTAAATTGGGATATTTAGCAGGTAAAACAGTGGGTTCTTTTTCTGTATCATCAAAGTTCCAAACGAAATCGACTGTTTCTTTTTCGATATCTTTTAAAAGTTCACCACTCAACTCAGACAAACGCGCTTCGGTATAACGCATCGCAGCTGGCGGATCACCGTCCATACTTCCGTTATTTCCGTGCATTTCAATTAAAACTTCACGAAGCTTCCAATCTTGACTCAATCGAACCATCGCTTCATAAATACTACTGTCACCATGGGGATGGTAATTCCCCATGATATTTCCGACAGATTTTGCAGATTTTCTAAAGCTTTTTTCAAAGGTATTACCATCTTTATTCATGGAAAATAAAATTCTACGTTGGACAGGTTTTAACCCATCACGAATATCAGGTAGGGCCCGTTCTTGAATGATATATTTGGAATATCTTCCAAAACGATCGCCCATTACTTCTTCAAGCGTTAATTCTTGAATATCTTGGCGTTTTTCCAAATTCGTCACTCCCTACTCTAAATCAAACAAACTGATTTCTTCTGCATCTGCATTTTTACGTTCAGCTTCTTCTTTTTTTTCTTCATCTAATACTTCATTTGAAATGGATGGAGAGATTTCTGTTTCCCCATCTTTTCTATCTAAAATGCTGCCATCTTCT is a window encoding:
- the parC gene encoding DNA topoisomerase IV subunit A, with product MEKRQDIQELTLEEVMGDRFGRYSKYIIQERALPDIRDGLKPVQRRILFSMNKDGNTFEKSFRKSAKSVGNIMGNYHPHGDSSIYEAMVRLSQDWKLREVLIEMHGNNGSMDGDPPAAMRYTEARLSELSGELLKDIEKETVDFVWNFDDTEKEPTVLPAKYPNLLVNGSTGISAGYATEIPTHNLAEIIDGTIYLIDHPNAPLDKLMEFIPGPDFPTGGILQGKEEIKKAYETGRGKVILRSKTRIEPLKGGKQQIVVTEIPYEVNKATLVKKMDEVRLNKKIDGIAEVRDESDRTGLQIAIELKKDTNAEGILNYLFKNTELQINYNFNMVAIDNMTPQQVGLKRILDSYIAHRKQVITNRSQYELNKAKKRQHIVAGLIKALSILDKVIETIRGSKDKKDAKMNLVKAYAFTEEQAEAIVTLQLYRLTNTDITQLEKEAEELNQLVTELTKILSDEKELFNVMKKELREVKKQYGNPRLTQIEDEIQEIKIDTKVLVAQEDVIVTVTHEGYIKRSSLRSYSASKPEEVGMKEGDFLLYTGEVNTLDHILLITNKANVIYRPIHELPDLRWKEIGEHISQAILNLSIDESIIAVYTYKELSPTKTFVFMTKEGMIKQTKMTDFEPWRTYKSRPTNCMKLKSESDEIVNVFLTNEQKTLDVFLVSHRGFGLRYPLDEVPIVGAKAAGVKAMNLKEQDYVVNGLLVHEDGDTPIVILTQRGSIKRMLAQELPQLGRAKRGLMVLRELKKNPHRVTFMSESSPLELLVTTQNGKQYNLNSEKYPINDRTSNGSFMLDEKQDGEILEVHEMHTAELEPKTEETSN
- the pflB gene encoding formate C-acetyltransferase, translating into MEQWKGFKGEKWQTSVDTRDFIQRNYTEYTGDDSFLEPIAPSTDKLWTKLQELFEVQHEKNGVYDMDTNIPATVTSHEPGYLIKEEETIVGLQTDVPLKQAFMPFGGINMANNSLTSNGYEVDVEMSKIFTEWRKTHNQGVFDAYTPEMRSARKNKIITGLPDAYGRGRIIGDYRRIALYGMDFLIAEKKKDLSNTGNKVMTDDVIRLREEISEQIRAMADLKEMASTYGFDISKPAANAKEAIQWLYFGYLGAIKSQNGAAMSIGRISAFLDIYIQRDLEAGLITEFEAQEMIDHLIMKLRMVKFARTPEYNQLFSGYPIWATLSIAGMGLDGRSLVTKSDFRILHTLTNMGPSPEPNLTVLYSSHLPVGFRTFASKIAKQSSSIQFENDDLLRANWGSDDCAIACCVSATVMGKDMQFFGARANLAKAVLYAINGGVDEKTKMQVAPKFRPMTGDTLDYNEFIDRYKDIMDWLAELYVNTLNVIHYMHDKYSYEAAQLAFMESNLQRTFATGIAGISHAADSVMAIKHGNVQVIRDEDGLAIDYVPQNEFPTYGNDNEEADAMANWILEYFMTQIRRQHTYRNAKPTTSLLTITSNVVYGKATGNTPDGRRAGKPLAPGANPSYQDGKFLGEKNGLLASLNSTARLEYTSALDGISNTQTINPNGLGKDDDTRIDNLRNVMDGYFDKGGYHLNVNVFTNELLLDAQAHPEKYPNLTIRVSGYAVKFRDLTPEQQADVISRTSHDRL